From the genome of Triticum aestivum cultivar Chinese Spring chromosome 3B, IWGSC CS RefSeq v2.1, whole genome shotgun sequence, one region includes:
- the LOC123067400 gene encoding pistil-specific extensin-like protein gives MVFERPEEGFPNSRSHGGKKKKPPSPAPPAPPLPSPKNQPPRHHLPRIRPPDRLLPTDTVGIDPTAACRHQAPACDPDAASLHDAPAPDPVTYLWKNKKKPLSTCKRASNFGRSMALNEKMREKRILKQIKHWKSSLVELVMQSCKASVLCNLG, from the exons ATGGTGTTTGAGC GGCCCGAAGAGGGGTTCCCAAACTCCCGAAGCCACGGAGGAAAAAAAAAAAAACCACCCAgtcccgcacctcccgcgccgcccctcccctcccccaagAACCAGCCGCCGCGACACCACCTCCCCCGGATCCGGCCACCGGACCGCCTCCTTCCCACAGATACGGTCGGGATTGATCCCACCGCCGCCTGCCGCCACCAAGCACCGGCGTGCGACCCCGACGCCGCCTCCCTCCATGACGCGCCGGCTCCCGACCCCGTCACCTACCTCTG gaaaaataaaaagaaaccaCTTTCTACATGCAAAAGGGCATCAAATTTTGGAAGAAGTATGGCGTTGAATGAAAAAATGAGGGAAAAAAGGATCCTCAAGCAAATCAAGCACTGGAAATCTTCCTTGGTGGAGCTAGTAATGCAAAGCTGCAAAGCTTCAGTTTTATGTAATCTTGGCTAA